A genome region from Anopheles stephensi strain Indian chromosome 2, UCI_ANSTEP_V1.0, whole genome shotgun sequence includes the following:
- the LOC118508521 gene encoding E3 ubiquitin-protein ligase Nedd-4 isoform X3, with product MVTKTKRRTLNPVWNEEFVCRVKPNEHKLVFQVYDENRLTRDGFMGLVDLTLINLPHETEGRTIAPQRYTLRPKRQSSLRIITKVRGTLELYHAIMRNDDPAIGRTRSTVSVSNRSSATSTPLATLRNAPLYSPSQLPPTRTPDSWTQPYAQLPSLPAPDPLPPGWELRQDPVGRMYYVNHIARTTQWERPTIGPAQPGLNEMVAAFQRRFHISNDPDNGGSGTNNTSMADTVSITSEQGETSGASNVSSTSIPSPLSADGSVATPERSGLRVGEADALGLAHSASNSSIASNGAAIRPIRPAPPPPPPPSSSASSACTSPAGTPVPSQRSRSSPDSGDIAPLASEEQEESSSCSTAVVQDIQTRTVTSAVNGTGDAENTSNVREVSEAASSSNSVGDQSQAVQPTSPSHPASPTTQAANAPNATGLPPGWAVQVASNGRLFFIDHINKTTSWVDPRTGLASPIPSAGNDGAGNAGGANVGATGGGGGGNRGGDARSSDDNLGPLPEGWEERVHSDGRTFFIDHNTRTTQWDDPRLSNPKIAGQAVPYSRDYKQKYEYFKSQLQKPSNVPNKIDIKVRRASILEDSYRVINSVTRLDLLKTKLWVEFEGETGLDYGGLAREWFYLLSKEMFNPYYGLFEYSAMDNYTLQINPNSGLCNEEHLNYFRFIGRIAGMAIYHGKLLDAFFIRPFYKMMLQKPIDLKDMEAVDTEYYNSLLYIKENDPSSLMLTFSVDEESFGTTNQRELKPNGADLEVGNDNKDEYIRLVIDWRFEARVKDQMQAFLEGVGSLVPLHLLKIFDENELELLMCGIQSIDVNDWKKNTMYKGDYYANHAVVQWFWRAVLSFNNEMRARLLQFVTGTSRVPMNGFKELYGSNGPQLFTIEKWGTVNNFPRAHTCFNRLDLPPYESYAQLKEKLVSAIEGSQGFAGVD from the exons ATGGTGACAAAAACCAAGCGAAGG ACGTTGAACCCGGTCTGGAATGAGGAATTTGTGTGTCGCGTCAAACCAAACGAGCACAAGCTGGTGTTTCAGGTGTACGACGAAAATCGACTAACGCGCGATGGTTTTATGGGACTCGTCGATCTAACGCTCATCAACCTGCCCCATGAAACCGAGGGCCGTACCATCGCGCCGCAGCGTTACACGCTCCGGCCCAAGCGTCAATCCAGCCTGCGCATAATCACGAAGGTGCGCGGTACACTCGAACTGTACCACGCAATCATGCGCAACGATGATCCGGCGATCGGGCGAACGCGATCGACGGTCAGCGTTAGCAATCGGTCCTCCGCCACAAGCACGCCGCTGGCAACGCTTCGAAATGCACCGCTCTATTCGCCCTCGCAATTGCCGCCGACTCGGACGCCAGATTCCTGGACCCAACCGTATGCTCAGTTGCCTTCGCTACCGGCACCGGACCCATTGCCACCGGGATGGGAATTGCGGCAAGATCCCGTTGGCAGGATGTACTACGTGAACCATATCGCACGGACTACCCAATGGGAACGGCCCACCATCGGTCCAGCGCAACCGGGCCTAAACGAAATGGTGGCGGCGTTTCAGCGACGCTTTCACATTAGCAACGATCCGGACAATGGCGGCAGCGGTACCAACAACACGAGCATG GCCGACACTGTCAGTATTACATCGGAACAGGGTGAAACTAGCGGCGCGTCCAATGTGTCATCTACCAGTATTCCTTCACCACTGTCCGCTGATGGTTCGGTAGCGACCCCGGAACGGTCGGGCTTACGTGTCGGTGAGGCTGATGCGCTGGGCCTTGCGCATTCCGCATCAAACTCGTCCATCGCTAGCAATGGTGCAGCGATACGTCCCATACGTCcggcaccgccaccaccgccaccaccatcgtctTCAGCATCGTCAGCCTGCACTAGTCCAGCCGGTACGCCGGTACCCAGCCAACGATCCCGATCGTCTCCGGACAGCGGCGACATTGCACCCCTCGCAAGCGAAGAGCAGGAAGAGTCCTCCTCCTGTTCGACGGCGGTCGTGCAGGACATTCAAACTCGTACTGTCACTTCCGCGGTCAATGGGACCGGTGACGCTGAAAACACGTCCAATGTTCGGGAG GTGAGTGAGGCGGCATCGTCTTCCAACAGTGTCGGTGATCAATCGCAAGCAGTGCAACCGACGTCACCGAGCCATCCTGCATCGCCAACCACTCAGGCAGCAAATGCGCCCAATGCTACCGGTTTGCCGCCAGGTTGGGCCGTGCAGGTTGCATCGAACGGCCGTTTGTTCTTTATCGATCACATTAATAAAACCACCTCGTGGGTCGATCCTCGCACGGGCCTTGCAAGTCCCATACCGAGCGCTGGAAATGATGGGGCCGGCAACGCTGGTGGAGCAAACGTTGGAGcgacgggtggtggtggtggaggaaaCCGTGGTGGAGATGCACGCTCATCGGACGATAATCTGGGCCCGCTGCCGGAAGGGTGGGAAGAGCGCGTGCACAGCGATGGCCGTACGTTCTTCATCGATCACAACACGCGCACGACGCAGTGGGACGATCCACGGCTTTCGAATCCAAAGATTGCGGGCCAGGCGGTACCGTATTCGCGCGACTACAAGCAAAAGTATGAGTACTTTAAGAGCCAGCTGCAGAAACCGAGCAATGTGCCAAACAAGATTGACATCAAGGTGCGGAGGGCTTCCATCTTGGAAGATTCCTACCGGGTGATCAACTCCGTAACGCGGCTGGATCTGCTCAAAACGAAGCTGTGGGTGGAATTCGAGGGCGAGACTGGGCTGGACTATGGCGGGCTGGCACGGGAATGGTTCTATCTGCTGTCGAAGGAGATGTTCAACCCGTACTATGGACTGTTTGAGTATTCGGCGATGGACAACTACACGCTGCAAATCAACCCGAACAGTGGACTGTGCAACGAAGAGCATCTGAACTACTTCAG GTTTATTGGACGCATCGCTGGGATGGCGATCTACCACGGCAAGCTGCTGGACGCCTTTTTCATACGCCCGTTCTACAAGATGATGCTGCAGAAGCCGATCGACCTGAAGGACATGGAGGCCGTCGACACCGAGTACTACAACTCGCTGCTCTACATCAAGGAGAACGATCCGAGCTCGCTCATGCTGACGTTCAGCGTGGACGAGGAAAGCTTTGGCACGACGAACCAGCGGGAGCTCAAACCGAACGGTGCCGACCTGGAGGTGGGCAACGACAACAAGGACGAGTACATACGGCTCGTCATCGATTGGCGGTTTGAGGCGCGCGTCAAAGATCAAATGCAGGCCTTCCTCGAGGGCGTGGGTTCGTTGGTGCCGCTGCATTTGCTGAAAATTTTCGACGAAAACGAGCTGGAGCTGCTGATGTGCGGCATCCAAAGCATCGACGTGAACGACTGGAAGAAGAACACCATGTACAAGGGCGACTACTACGCGAACCATGCGGTCGTGCAGTGGTTCTGGCGGGCGGTGCTGTCCTTTAACAACGAGATGCGGGCCCGCCTGCTACAGTTCGTTACCGGCACGTCGCGCGTCCCGATGAACGGGTTCAAGGAGCTGTACGGCTCGAACGGGCCCCAGCTGTTTACGATCGAGAAGTGGGGAACGGTGAACAATTTTCCCCGTGCTCACACATG CTTCAACCGTTTAGATTTGCCTCCGTACGAAAGCTACGCCCAATTGAAGGAAAAGCTGGTCAGTGCGATTGAGGGCAGCCAAGGATTTGCCGGTGTAGATTGA
- the LOC118508521 gene encoding E3 ubiquitin-protein ligase Nedd-4 isoform X2, giving the protein MTRTGMLINLNEEDVCYVRIKVLGASGLAKKDIFGYSDPYVKIEQNTITGDVNVDQMVTKTKRRTLNPVWNEEFVCRVKPNEHKLVFQVYDENRLTRDGFMGLVDLTLINLPHETEGRTIAPQRYTLRPKRQSSLRIITKVRGTLELYHAIMRNDDPAIGRTRSTVSVSNRSSATSTPLATLRNAPLYSPSQLPPTRTPDSWTQPYAQLPSLPAPDPLPPGWELRQDPVGRMYYVNHIARTTQWERPTIGPAQPGLNEMVAAFQRRFHISNDPDNGGSGTNNTSMADTVSITSEQGETSGASNVSSTSIPSPLSADGSVATPERSGLRVGEADALGLAHSASNSSIASNGAAIRPIRPAPPPPPPPSSSASSACTSPAGTPVPSQRSRSSPDSGDIAPLASEEQEESSSCSTAVVQDIQTRTVTSAVNGTGDAENTSNVREVSEAASSSNSVGDQSQAVQPTSPSHPASPTTQAANAPNATGLPPGWAVQVASNGRLFFIDHINKTTSWVDPRTGLASPIPSAGNDGAGNAGGANVGATGGGGGGNRGGDARSSDDNLGPLPEGWEERVHSDGRTFFIDHNTRTTQWDDPRLSNPKIAGQAVPYSRDYKQKYEYFKSQLQKPSNVPNKIDIKVRRASILEDSYRVINSVTRLDLLKTKLWVEFEGETGLDYGGLAREWFYLLSKEMFNPYYGLFEYSAMDNYTLQINPNSGLCNEEHLNYFRFIGRIAGMAIYHGKLLDAFFIRPFYKMMLQKPIDLKDMEAVDTEYYNSLLYIKENDPSSLMLTFSVDEESFGTTNQRELKPNGADLEVGNDNKDEYIRLVIDWRFEARVKDQMQAFLEGVGSLVPLHLLKIFDENELELLMCGIQSIDVNDWKKNTMYKGDYYANHAVVQWFWRAVLSFNNEMRARLLQFVTGTSRVPMNGFKELYGSNGPQLFTIEKWGTVNNFPRAHTCFNRLDLPPYESYAQLKEKLVSAIEGSQGFAGVD; this is encoded by the exons ATGACGAGAACCGGGATGTTGATCAATTTG AACGAGGAAGATGTGTGCTACGTGCGCATCAAGGTGCTGGGAGCGAGCGGATTGGCGAAAAAGGACATCTTCGGATATAGCGATCCGTACGTGAAGATCGAACAAAACACCATCACGGGAGACGTCAACGTGGACCAGATGGTGACAAAAACCAAGCGAAGG ACGTTGAACCCGGTCTGGAATGAGGAATTTGTGTGTCGCGTCAAACCAAACGAGCACAAGCTGGTGTTTCAGGTGTACGACGAAAATCGACTAACGCGCGATGGTTTTATGGGACTCGTCGATCTAACGCTCATCAACCTGCCCCATGAAACCGAGGGCCGTACCATCGCGCCGCAGCGTTACACGCTCCGGCCCAAGCGTCAATCCAGCCTGCGCATAATCACGAAGGTGCGCGGTACACTCGAACTGTACCACGCAATCATGCGCAACGATGATCCGGCGATCGGGCGAACGCGATCGACGGTCAGCGTTAGCAATCGGTCCTCCGCCACAAGCACGCCGCTGGCAACGCTTCGAAATGCACCGCTCTATTCGCCCTCGCAATTGCCGCCGACTCGGACGCCAGATTCCTGGACCCAACCGTATGCTCAGTTGCCTTCGCTACCGGCACCGGACCCATTGCCACCGGGATGGGAATTGCGGCAAGATCCCGTTGGCAGGATGTACTACGTGAACCATATCGCACGGACTACCCAATGGGAACGGCCCACCATCGGTCCAGCGCAACCGGGCCTAAACGAAATGGTGGCGGCGTTTCAGCGACGCTTTCACATTAGCAACGATCCGGACAATGGCGGCAGCGGTACCAACAACACGAGCATG GCCGACACTGTCAGTATTACATCGGAACAGGGTGAAACTAGCGGCGCGTCCAATGTGTCATCTACCAGTATTCCTTCACCACTGTCCGCTGATGGTTCGGTAGCGACCCCGGAACGGTCGGGCTTACGTGTCGGTGAGGCTGATGCGCTGGGCCTTGCGCATTCCGCATCAAACTCGTCCATCGCTAGCAATGGTGCAGCGATACGTCCCATACGTCcggcaccgccaccaccgccaccaccatcgtctTCAGCATCGTCAGCCTGCACTAGTCCAGCCGGTACGCCGGTACCCAGCCAACGATCCCGATCGTCTCCGGACAGCGGCGACATTGCACCCCTCGCAAGCGAAGAGCAGGAAGAGTCCTCCTCCTGTTCGACGGCGGTCGTGCAGGACATTCAAACTCGTACTGTCACTTCCGCGGTCAATGGGACCGGTGACGCTGAAAACACGTCCAATGTTCGGGAG GTGAGTGAGGCGGCATCGTCTTCCAACAGTGTCGGTGATCAATCGCAAGCAGTGCAACCGACGTCACCGAGCCATCCTGCATCGCCAACCACTCAGGCAGCAAATGCGCCCAATGCTACCGGTTTGCCGCCAGGTTGGGCCGTGCAGGTTGCATCGAACGGCCGTTTGTTCTTTATCGATCACATTAATAAAACCACCTCGTGGGTCGATCCTCGCACGGGCCTTGCAAGTCCCATACCGAGCGCTGGAAATGATGGGGCCGGCAACGCTGGTGGAGCAAACGTTGGAGcgacgggtggtggtggtggaggaaaCCGTGGTGGAGATGCACGCTCATCGGACGATAATCTGGGCCCGCTGCCGGAAGGGTGGGAAGAGCGCGTGCACAGCGATGGCCGTACGTTCTTCATCGATCACAACACGCGCACGACGCAGTGGGACGATCCACGGCTTTCGAATCCAAAGATTGCGGGCCAGGCGGTACCGTATTCGCGCGACTACAAGCAAAAGTATGAGTACTTTAAGAGCCAGCTGCAGAAACCGAGCAATGTGCCAAACAAGATTGACATCAAGGTGCGGAGGGCTTCCATCTTGGAAGATTCCTACCGGGTGATCAACTCCGTAACGCGGCTGGATCTGCTCAAAACGAAGCTGTGGGTGGAATTCGAGGGCGAGACTGGGCTGGACTATGGCGGGCTGGCACGGGAATGGTTCTATCTGCTGTCGAAGGAGATGTTCAACCCGTACTATGGACTGTTTGAGTATTCGGCGATGGACAACTACACGCTGCAAATCAACCCGAACAGTGGACTGTGCAACGAAGAGCATCTGAACTACTTCAG GTTTATTGGACGCATCGCTGGGATGGCGATCTACCACGGCAAGCTGCTGGACGCCTTTTTCATACGCCCGTTCTACAAGATGATGCTGCAGAAGCCGATCGACCTGAAGGACATGGAGGCCGTCGACACCGAGTACTACAACTCGCTGCTCTACATCAAGGAGAACGATCCGAGCTCGCTCATGCTGACGTTCAGCGTGGACGAGGAAAGCTTTGGCACGACGAACCAGCGGGAGCTCAAACCGAACGGTGCCGACCTGGAGGTGGGCAACGACAACAAGGACGAGTACATACGGCTCGTCATCGATTGGCGGTTTGAGGCGCGCGTCAAAGATCAAATGCAGGCCTTCCTCGAGGGCGTGGGTTCGTTGGTGCCGCTGCATTTGCTGAAAATTTTCGACGAAAACGAGCTGGAGCTGCTGATGTGCGGCATCCAAAGCATCGACGTGAACGACTGGAAGAAGAACACCATGTACAAGGGCGACTACTACGCGAACCATGCGGTCGTGCAGTGGTTCTGGCGGGCGGTGCTGTCCTTTAACAACGAGATGCGGGCCCGCCTGCTACAGTTCGTTACCGGCACGTCGCGCGTCCCGATGAACGGGTTCAAGGAGCTGTACGGCTCGAACGGGCCCCAGCTGTTTACGATCGAGAAGTGGGGAACGGTGAACAATTTTCCCCGTGCTCACACATG CTTCAACCGTTTAGATTTGCCTCCGTACGAAAGCTACGCCCAATTGAAGGAAAAGCTGGTCAGTGCGATTGAGGGCAGCCAAGGATTTGCCGGTGTAGATTGA
- the LOC118508521 gene encoding E3 ubiquitin-protein ligase Nedd-4 isoform X4, with protein MTPQRPPRRRAQSMGNSSYGSSPALSSHTPRGSLFTANEEDVCYVRIKVLGASGLAKKDIFGYSDPYVKIEQNTITGDVNVDQMVTKTKRRTLNPVWNEEFVCRVKPNEHKLVFQVYDENRLTRDGFMGLVDLTLINLPHETEGRTIAPQRYTLRPKRQSSLRIITKVRGTLELYHAIMRNDDPAIGRTRSTVSVSNRSSATSTPLATLRNAPLYSPSQLPPTRTPDSWTQPYAQLPSLPAPDPLPPGWELRQDPVGRMYYVNHIARTTQWERPTIGPAQPGLNEMVAAFQRRFHISNDPDNGGSGTNNTSMVSEAASSSNSVGDQSQAVQPTSPSHPASPTTQAANAPNATGLPPGWAVQVASNGRLFFIDHINKTTSWVDPRTGLASPIPSAGNDGAGNAGGANVGATGGGGGGNRGGDARSSDDNLGPLPEGWEERVHSDGRTFFIDHNTRTTQWDDPRLSNPKIAGQAVPYSRDYKQKYEYFKSQLQKPSNVPNKIDIKVRRASILEDSYRVINSVTRLDLLKTKLWVEFEGETGLDYGGLAREWFYLLSKEMFNPYYGLFEYSAMDNYTLQINPNSGLCNEEHLNYFRFIGRIAGMAIYHGKLLDAFFIRPFYKMMLQKPIDLKDMEAVDTEYYNSLLYIKENDPSSLMLTFSVDEESFGTTNQRELKPNGADLEVGNDNKDEYIRLVIDWRFEARVKDQMQAFLEGVGSLVPLHLLKIFDENELELLMCGIQSIDVNDWKKNTMYKGDYYANHAVVQWFWRAVLSFNNEMRARLLQFVTGTSRVPMNGFKELYGSNGPQLFTIEKWGTVNNFPRAHTCFNRLDLPPYESYAQLKEKLVSAIEGSQGFAGVD; from the exons ATGACACCACAAAGGCCACCCCGGCGAAGAGCCCAGTCCATGGGCAATTCGTCCTACGGTTCGAGCCCGGCGCTGTCGTCTCACACTCCGCGAGGATCACTTTTCACCGCT AACGAGGAAGATGTGTGCTACGTGCGCATCAAGGTGCTGGGAGCGAGCGGATTGGCGAAAAAGGACATCTTCGGATATAGCGATCCGTACGTGAAGATCGAACAAAACACCATCACGGGAGACGTCAACGTGGACCAGATGGTGACAAAAACCAAGCGAAGG ACGTTGAACCCGGTCTGGAATGAGGAATTTGTGTGTCGCGTCAAACCAAACGAGCACAAGCTGGTGTTTCAGGTGTACGACGAAAATCGACTAACGCGCGATGGTTTTATGGGACTCGTCGATCTAACGCTCATCAACCTGCCCCATGAAACCGAGGGCCGTACCATCGCGCCGCAGCGTTACACGCTCCGGCCCAAGCGTCAATCCAGCCTGCGCATAATCACGAAGGTGCGCGGTACACTCGAACTGTACCACGCAATCATGCGCAACGATGATCCGGCGATCGGGCGAACGCGATCGACGGTCAGCGTTAGCAATCGGTCCTCCGCCACAAGCACGCCGCTGGCAACGCTTCGAAATGCACCGCTCTATTCGCCCTCGCAATTGCCGCCGACTCGGACGCCAGATTCCTGGACCCAACCGTATGCTCAGTTGCCTTCGCTACCGGCACCGGACCCATTGCCACCGGGATGGGAATTGCGGCAAGATCCCGTTGGCAGGATGTACTACGTGAACCATATCGCACGGACTACCCAATGGGAACGGCCCACCATCGGTCCAGCGCAACCGGGCCTAAACGAAATGGTGGCGGCGTTTCAGCGACGCTTTCACATTAGCAACGATCCGGACAATGGCGGCAGCGGTACCAACAACACGAGCATG GTGAGTGAGGCGGCATCGTCTTCCAACAGTGTCGGTGATCAATCGCAAGCAGTGCAACCGACGTCACCGAGCCATCCTGCATCGCCAACCACTCAGGCAGCAAATGCGCCCAATGCTACCGGTTTGCCGCCAGGTTGGGCCGTGCAGGTTGCATCGAACGGCCGTTTGTTCTTTATCGATCACATTAATAAAACCACCTCGTGGGTCGATCCTCGCACGGGCCTTGCAAGTCCCATACCGAGCGCTGGAAATGATGGGGCCGGCAACGCTGGTGGAGCAAACGTTGGAGcgacgggtggtggtggtggaggaaaCCGTGGTGGAGATGCACGCTCATCGGACGATAATCTGGGCCCGCTGCCGGAAGGGTGGGAAGAGCGCGTGCACAGCGATGGCCGTACGTTCTTCATCGATCACAACACGCGCACGACGCAGTGGGACGATCCACGGCTTTCGAATCCAAAGATTGCGGGCCAGGCGGTACCGTATTCGCGCGACTACAAGCAAAAGTATGAGTACTTTAAGAGCCAGCTGCAGAAACCGAGCAATGTGCCAAACAAGATTGACATCAAGGTGCGGAGGGCTTCCATCTTGGAAGATTCCTACCGGGTGATCAACTCCGTAACGCGGCTGGATCTGCTCAAAACGAAGCTGTGGGTGGAATTCGAGGGCGAGACTGGGCTGGACTATGGCGGGCTGGCACGGGAATGGTTCTATCTGCTGTCGAAGGAGATGTTCAACCCGTACTATGGACTGTTTGAGTATTCGGCGATGGACAACTACACGCTGCAAATCAACCCGAACAGTGGACTGTGCAACGAAGAGCATCTGAACTACTTCAG GTTTATTGGACGCATCGCTGGGATGGCGATCTACCACGGCAAGCTGCTGGACGCCTTTTTCATACGCCCGTTCTACAAGATGATGCTGCAGAAGCCGATCGACCTGAAGGACATGGAGGCCGTCGACACCGAGTACTACAACTCGCTGCTCTACATCAAGGAGAACGATCCGAGCTCGCTCATGCTGACGTTCAGCGTGGACGAGGAAAGCTTTGGCACGACGAACCAGCGGGAGCTCAAACCGAACGGTGCCGACCTGGAGGTGGGCAACGACAACAAGGACGAGTACATACGGCTCGTCATCGATTGGCGGTTTGAGGCGCGCGTCAAAGATCAAATGCAGGCCTTCCTCGAGGGCGTGGGTTCGTTGGTGCCGCTGCATTTGCTGAAAATTTTCGACGAAAACGAGCTGGAGCTGCTGATGTGCGGCATCCAAAGCATCGACGTGAACGACTGGAAGAAGAACACCATGTACAAGGGCGACTACTACGCGAACCATGCGGTCGTGCAGTGGTTCTGGCGGGCGGTGCTGTCCTTTAACAACGAGATGCGGGCCCGCCTGCTACAGTTCGTTACCGGCACGTCGCGCGTCCCGATGAACGGGTTCAAGGAGCTGTACGGCTCGAACGGGCCCCAGCTGTTTACGATCGAGAAGTGGGGAACGGTGAACAATTTTCCCCGTGCTCACACATG CTTCAACCGTTTAGATTTGCCTCCGTACGAAAGCTACGCCCAATTGAAGGAAAAGCTGGTCAGTGCGATTGAGGGCAGCCAAGGATTTGCCGGTGTAGATTGA